A window of Mangifera indica cultivar Alphonso chromosome 11, CATAS_Mindica_2.1, whole genome shotgun sequence contains these coding sequences:
- the LOC123229980 gene encoding E3 ubiquitin-protein ligase RZF1, which translates to MSLSPPRERTQGANEPINNNDNNGIANRNFQLYWCYRCHTAVRISSSANPSEIICPRCFGQFVQELEVTRPRLFVDFTAFDPSPEARLLEALSIILDPPIRLFNRTPSETQDPSRRRPWFRRPRNNINIEPEPSTPRPRTWIVLRPVGPSNPIEPIMRPPNLGPPGVNPRDYFFGPELNQLIEELTQNDRPGPPPVPDAAIDAIPTVKITETHLKNEPNCPVCKEEFKVDGDARELPCKHIYHSECIVPWLRLHNSCPVCRNEVPIASDSNIDTSGQDDECSEDHEEEGRRRRCWRLRQLACLWPFRARYGRIHPRPDIAGNSQGQEVGTSSCHCNIL; encoded by the exons ATGTCTTTGAGCCCTCCTAGAGAGAGAACCCAAGGTGCCAATGAACCCATCAACAACAACGACAACAATGGCATTGCCAACAGAAACTTCCAGCTCTACTGGTGCTACCGATGCCATACAGCTGTCAGGATTTCATCTTCCGCAAACCCTTCAGAAATCATCTGCCCTCGATGCTTCGGCCAATTTGTTCAAGAGCTTGAAGTCACTAGACCGAGGCTTTTTGTCGATTTCACTGCTTTTGATCCTTCTCCAGAAGCCCGTTTACTTGAAGCTCTCTCCATCATACTCGACCCTCCCATCAGGCTGTTCAATCGCACTCCTTCTGAAACCCAAGACCCCTCTCGCCGCCGTCCTTGGTTCCGTCGCCCAAGAAACAACATTAACATTGAACCGGAACCTTCTACGCCTCGGCCTCGGACTTGGATTGTGCTTCGACCAGTGGGACCTTCGAATCCTATTGAACCAATCATGCGTCCGCCAAACCTTGGCCCTCCTGGGGTTAATCCGAGGGACTACTTTTTCGGGCCAGAGCTGAACCAACTAATAGAAGAGTTGACACAAAATGATCGTCCGGGTCCACCTCCGGTACCGGATGCTGCCATCGATGCAATACCAACGGTGAAAATAACGGAAACTCATTTGAAGAATGAGCCAAACTGTCCGGTTTGTAAAGAGGAGTTCAAGGTAGATGGAGATGCAAGAGAATTGCCTTGTAAACATATATACCATAGTGAATGCATTGTTCCTTGGTTAAGGTTGCATAATTCTTGCCCTGTGTGTCGAAATGAAGTGCCCATTGCTTCTGATTCTAATATTGATACGAGTGGACAGGATGATGAGTGTAGCGAGGATCATGAAGAAGAGGGTCGAAGAAGAAGGTGTTGGAGGTTGAGGCAATTGGCTTGCCTGTGGCCTTTCAGAGCAAGGTATGGAAGAATACATCCGCGGCCTGATATTGCTGGCAACTCCCAAGGACAAG AGGTTGGCACAAGTTCATGTCATTGCAATATTCTATAG
- the LOC123229981 gene encoding prolyl-tRNA synthetase associated domain-containing protein 1 produces MGYSKEQLLARLQDLQIEFSKYEHPVVMTAEAQAKYVGSMGGGLSKNLFLKDKKHRYYIISALADTKIDMKVLSQRLGLGKGGLRMASEEALPEILQVPLGCVTPFSLLNESARDVGLLLDKGFKTQERCFFHPLSNDMSISLNANDLDKFLKSIGRDPAYVDLEANPTVGKDQPPDLAAFVPSGSTILPDHPEKTASLQNTGGNNVTASSNSKPVAEKAAKPAKNVQNIKDKSANAVNTSSSFTDAEKFVEEILDKISAQILSETKDDSIKEHGEELGTEIANRLTKCCFSEFKNLATIFKNTAYTQGFHAGRASVPR; encoded by the exons ATGGGTTATTCGAAGGAACAGTTGCTTGCTCGCTTACAG gatcttcaaattgaattttccaAGTATGAACATCCTGTTGTGATGACAGCTGAAGCTCAG GCAAAATATGTTGGGAGTATGGGAGGTGGACTCAGTAAAAATTTGTTCTTGAAG GACAAGAAACATAGGTACTATATCATCTCTGCTCTGGCTGATACAAAAATTGACATGAAAG TTTTGTCTCAAAGACTTGGTCTGGGAAAGGGAGGTCTGAGGATGGCTTCTGAAGAGGCATTGCCCGAAATACTTCAG GTGCCACTAGGATGTGTTACTCCATTCTCACTGCTTAATGAATCAGCACG AGATGTCGGACTGTTGTTGGATAAGGGATTCAAAACTCAGGAACGATGCTTCTTCCACCCTCTGTCAAATGACATGTCAATCT CTCTTAATGCAAATGATCTGGACAAGTTCCTTAAATCAATTGGCAGAGACCCAGCATACGTTGACCTAGag GCTAACCCCACAGTGGGGAAAGATCAACCTCCTGATCTGGCTGCTTTTGTTCCTTCTGGATCTACGATTCTGCCAGATCATCCTGAAAAGACAGCTTCTTTGCAGAATACTGGTGGGAACAATGTCACTGCCAGTAGTAACTCCAAGCCAGTGGCAG AGAAAGCTGCAAAGCCAGCCAAAAATGTTCAGAATATCAAGGACAAGTCAGCCAATGCAGTAAATACTTCAAGCTCGTTCACAGATGCTGAGAAATTTGTGGAAGAGATTCTAGATAAAATATCAGCACAAATTCTTTCAGAA ACCAAGGATGACAGTATCAAAGAACATGGAGAAGAGCTTGGAACCGAGATTGCTAACAGATTAACAAAATGCTGTTTCTCAGAGTTCAAGAACCTTGCT ACAATATTCAAGAACACAGCATATACACAAGGGTTTCACGCTGGTAGGGCTTCAGTACCGAGATAA